A DNA window from Pseudoalteromonas spongiae UST010723-006 contains the following coding sequences:
- a CDS encoding FimV/HubP family polar landmark protein, with translation MLIDELESTDFDSLLNELAEPEPISSESQKDFELDFDSLLDEKSEAEPFEVEEIDTAESDYLDIDDLLDESDDLDADNEPYQNVDMDVGLGDFEDLLAGEDSLDVDTENQGFSAKLDLARAYLEINDSESALKVIDEVIKDGPPEVQDEALALKQQLS, from the coding sequence ATGCTAATCGATGAGCTAGAGAGTACTGACTTTGACAGCTTGTTGAATGAATTAGCAGAGCCTGAGCCTATTTCTAGTGAATCTCAGAAAGATTTTGAATTAGATTTTGATTCTTTACTTGATGAAAAGTCAGAAGCGGAACCGTTTGAAGTAGAAGAGATTGATACTGCCGAATCAGATTATTTAGATATTGATGATCTGCTTGACGAAAGTGATGATTTAGACGCCGATAATGAGCCTTATCAAAATGTAGATATGGACGTTGGTTTAGGTGATTTTGAGGATTTACTGGCAGGGGAAGACTCACTAGATGTAGATACCGAGAACCAAGGTTTTTCTGCAAAACTAGACCTTGCCCGCGCATACCTTGAAATTAACGATTCAGAAAGTGCGCTGAAAGTTATTGACGAAGTGATCAAAGACGGCCCGCCTGAAGTACAAGACGAAGCACTTGCATTAAAACAGCAACTGTCTTAA
- a CDS encoding SPOR domain-containing protein: MNSQFINRLVGTVIVVTAAIVFIPNILDGEKVQKRETFKDIPERPEFRAIDLDPEPDQVLARESLPSTPVIEEAAIDEGENSPFNSDLVEKAQNEAEFTEEKKVATVDLGETPTVNDTKVEPKVAVKRPEKSNLEDFAWVIQLGSFSHKANVESLLAKLKGAGFTAFTKPIKTPSGTLTKVFVGPELDKQKLESQLPQLKKLTKLNGRVTQFEITN; encoded by the coding sequence GTGAATAGTCAATTTATCAATCGCTTAGTGGGTACGGTTATTGTTGTAACAGCGGCGATTGTATTTATTCCTAATATATTAGATGGCGAAAAAGTACAAAAACGCGAAACGTTTAAAGATATACCTGAACGCCCAGAGTTTAGAGCTATCGATTTAGATCCAGAACCCGATCAAGTGCTTGCACGTGAGTCATTGCCAAGTACGCCCGTGATTGAAGAAGCCGCAATCGATGAAGGCGAAAATTCGCCATTCAATAGTGATTTAGTTGAAAAAGCGCAAAATGAAGCCGAGTTTACGGAAGAAAAGAAAGTCGCAACGGTTGATTTAGGTGAAACACCAACGGTGAACGATACTAAAGTTGAACCGAAAGTTGCGGTTAAACGACCTGAAAAAAGCAATCTTGAGGATTTCGCTTGGGTGATTCAATTAGGTAGTTTTTCTCATAAAGCGAACGTTGAATCGTTACTTGCGAAGCTTAAAGGTGCGGGCTTTACCGCGTTTACAAAACCGATTAAAACCCCATCAGGCACACTAACAAAAGTGTTTGTAGGGCCTGAGTTAGATAAGCAAAAATTAGAATCACAATTACCCCAATTGAAAAAATTAACCAAGCTGAATGGCCGAGTGACACAATTTGAAATCACAAATTGA
- the fabB gene encoding beta-ketoacyl-ACP synthase I, translating to MKRAVITGIGIVSSIGNNQEEVLESLKAGRSGITFNQEFADLKLRSNVSGSIDLDPKEHVDRKAFRFMGDAAAYSYISMQQAIEDAGLNEEQVSNPRTGIIVGSGGGSSKYQVEAADILREKGVKRVGPYMVPRTMASTTSACLATPFKIKGVNYSISSACATSAHCIGNAVEQIQLGKQDVIFAGGGEELHWTLAMEFDAMGALSTKYNETPELASRTYDANRDGFVISGGGGIVVVEELEHALARGAKIYGEIVGYGATSDGYDMVAPSGEGAVRCMQQALATVEGEVDYLNTHGTSTPVGDVKELGAIQEVFGGKSPAISATKAMTGHALGAAGVHEAIYSILMLQNNFVAPSINIDELDEQAEGLDIVKEARETELNTVMSNSFGFGGTNATLVMQKYKG from the coding sequence ATGAAAAGAGCCGTAATTACGGGTATCGGTATTGTTTCAAGTATCGGTAATAATCAAGAAGAAGTACTTGAATCATTAAAAGCAGGCCGTTCAGGCATCACATTCAATCAAGAGTTTGCAGATTTAAAATTACGTTCAAATGTGAGCGGTAGCATTGATCTTGACCCGAAAGAGCATGTTGATCGTAAAGCATTCCGTTTTATGGGTGACGCAGCAGCGTATTCATATATCTCAATGCAACAAGCAATTGAAGATGCTGGCCTAAATGAAGAGCAAGTTTCTAACCCGCGTACGGGCATTATTGTAGGTTCAGGTGGTGGTTCATCTAAGTATCAAGTTGAAGCTGCTGATATTCTTCGTGAAAAAGGTGTTAAGCGCGTAGGTCCATACATGGTACCGCGTACTATGGCATCAACTACGTCAGCATGTTTAGCAACACCGTTTAAAATTAAAGGTGTTAACTACTCAATCAGTTCAGCATGTGCAACGTCAGCACACTGTATTGGTAACGCGGTTGAGCAAATCCAGTTAGGCAAACAAGATGTTATTTTTGCTGGTGGCGGTGAAGAACTTCACTGGACATTAGCAATGGAATTTGACGCGATGGGTGCATTATCAACGAAGTATAATGAAACTCCTGAGCTTGCTTCACGTACTTATGACGCAAATCGTGATGGTTTTGTTATTTCTGGCGGTGGCGGTATCGTTGTTGTTGAAGAATTAGAGCACGCGCTTGCGCGTGGTGCGAAAATCTACGGTGAAATCGTAGGTTACGGCGCAACGTCAGACGGTTACGACATGGTTGCACCATCAGGTGAAGGAGCAGTTCGTTGTATGCAACAGGCGCTTGCCACGGTTGAAGGTGAAGTGGATTACCTAAACACGCACGGTACATCAACACCGGTAGGTGATGTAAAAGAGCTTGGCGCAATTCAAGAAGTGTTTGGTGGTAAATCACCTGCAATCAGTGCGACAAAAGCAATGACAGGTCACGCTCTGGGCGCCGCTGGTGTACACGAAGCGATTTACTCAATTCTAATGCTACAAAATAACTTTGTTGCACCATCTATCAACATCGATGAATTAGATGAGCAAGCTGAAGGTTTAGATATCGTAAAAGAAGCGCGTGAAACCGAGCTTAACACTGTGATGTCAAACAGCTTCGGTTTTGGCGGCACAAACGCAACGCTTGTAATGCAAAAATACAAGGGTTAA
- the folC gene encoding bifunctional tetrahydrofolate synthase/dihydrofolate synthase, translated as MIHVVPSQSSSLDDWLCYLESIHPSNIDMGLTRVRQVGEKLGYTALPNVILIAGTNGKGTTARCLEALLLSQGYSVGTYASPHLIRYNERVRINGSELPDQDHVAAFHALEQGRGEISLTYFEFGTLAALEVFKQKKPDYILLEVGLGGRLDATNIVEPIASVITTIDLDHKEYLGDTRELVGREKAGIFRANAPAIVGDLAIPSSIWQYAEELGTEVTAAQQNYSFALTTDLLTYQNGDLTLSLPVPNIPAQNVATAITTLYTLGLLPNEDTICDVLANLTVEGRFQCLSEQPLVYADVAHNPESARYLASKLATFQAQGKTIIALTGMLQDKDQKAVFNAVKSNIDQWHLANLTCFRGDKADNLLLQLHSEVDTPNATIHDSVASGLQTVLANMTEDQLLIVFGSFYTVADAIAFWQNKE; from the coding sequence ATGATACATGTTGTACCAAGCCAATCATCGAGTCTAGATGATTGGCTTTGTTATTTAGAAAGTATTCATCCTTCAAACATTGATATGGGTTTAACGCGCGTTCGCCAGGTCGGTGAAAAGCTCGGTTATACCGCACTTCCTAATGTTATTTTAATCGCAGGTACCAATGGTAAAGGCACAACCGCACGTTGTTTAGAAGCCTTATTACTATCTCAAGGTTATTCAGTTGGCACTTATGCGTCACCCCATTTAATTCGTTATAACGAACGTGTACGTATTAATGGGTCGGAATTACCAGACCAAGATCATGTTGCAGCGTTTCATGCGCTAGAGCAGGGGCGTGGTGAAATTAGTCTGACTTATTTTGAATTTGGCACACTGGCGGCACTTGAAGTATTTAAACAGAAAAAGCCTGACTACATCTTATTAGAGGTAGGTTTAGGTGGTCGATTGGATGCCACTAACATTGTTGAGCCCATCGCTTCTGTTATTACAACTATCGATTTAGACCACAAAGAATACTTAGGTGATACTCGAGAGTTGGTTGGTCGCGAAAAAGCAGGTATTTTCAGAGCTAATGCCCCTGCGATTGTTGGTGATTTGGCTATCCCAAGCTCTATTTGGCAATATGCAGAAGAGCTGGGCACAGAGGTAACTGCGGCACAGCAAAACTATTCGTTTGCACTGACAACTGATTTGCTAACGTACCAAAATGGCGATTTAACCTTGTCTTTACCGGTACCGAATATTCCAGCGCAAAATGTGGCAACGGCGATTACAACGCTTTACACACTAGGTTTGCTGCCAAATGAAGACACCATTTGTGATGTATTGGCTAACCTTACGGTTGAAGGACGTTTTCAATGCTTGAGCGAACAGCCGCTGGTGTATGCGGATGTTGCACACAATCCTGAATCGGCACGATACTTAGCATCGAAATTGGCGACATTTCAAGCACAAGGCAAAACGATTATTGCACTTACCGGAATGCTGCAAGACAAAGACCAAAAAGCGGTGTTTAATGCGGTTAAGTCAAATATTGATCAATGGCATTTAGCCAATCTAACGTGCTTTAGAGGCGATAAAGCCGATAATTTATTACTGCAATTACACAGTGAAGTGGACACGCCAAACGCAACAATTCATGACAGTGTCGCAAGCGGCTTGCAAACGGTTTTAGCAAATATGACTGAAGATCAGTTGCTAATTGTATTTGGCTCATTCTACACTGTGGCTGATGCAATCGCGTTTTGGCAAAATAAGGAGTAA
- the accD gene encoding acetyl-CoA carboxylase, carboxyltransferase subunit beta, with translation MSWLEKILPKTTKSTGRKEIPEGVWAKCGDCDTIVYKAELEKQQHVCPKCDHHMRIGARKRLEQFLDDGERLELGQEFEPKDVLKFKDSKKYSDRISSAQKVSGEKDALVAMTGRLKGVPVAAVAFEFSFMGGSMASVVGARFVEAVNKCLEHKMPLICFSASGGARMQEALMSLMQMAKTSAALDKMSEQGLPFISVLTDPTMGGVSASLAMLGDINIAEPKALIGFAGPRVIEQTVRETLPEGFQRSEFLLEHGAIDMIVDRREMRDTIARLVAKYMHLPSTEQEHRIA, from the coding sequence ATGAGCTGGTTAGAAAAAATCTTACCAAAAACAACCAAGTCTACGGGTCGTAAAGAAATTCCTGAAGGTGTTTGGGCTAAATGTGGTGATTGTGACACGATCGTTTACAAGGCAGAACTAGAAAAACAACAACATGTTTGCCCTAAATGTGATCATCATATGCGTATTGGCGCACGTAAACGTCTTGAGCAGTTTTTAGATGATGGTGAGCGTCTAGAGCTTGGCCAAGAGTTTGAGCCAAAAGATGTTTTAAAATTTAAAGACTCAAAGAAATACTCAGACCGTATTTCAAGCGCACAAAAAGTAAGTGGCGAAAAAGACGCACTTGTTGCGATGACTGGCCGCTTAAAAGGTGTACCTGTTGCAGCTGTGGCATTTGAATTCTCATTTATGGGTGGTTCAATGGCATCGGTTGTTGGTGCGCGCTTTGTTGAAGCAGTTAACAAATGCTTAGAGCATAAAATGCCTCTAATTTGTTTCTCTGCATCAGGTGGTGCACGTATGCAAGAAGCACTTATGTCACTAATGCAAATGGCAAAAACCAGTGCTGCACTGGATAAAATGAGCGAGCAAGGCTTGCCGTTTATTTCAGTACTTACTGACCCAACTATGGGTGGTGTTTCTGCGTCATTAGCAATGCTAGGTGATATTAATATTGCTGAGCCGAAAGCGCTAATTGGTTTTGCTGGTCCGCGTGTAATTGAGCAAACAGTACGTGAAACGTTACCAGAAGGTTTTCAGCGCTCTGAATTCCTTTTAGAGCACGGCGCAATTGATATGATTGTTGACCGTCGTGAAATGCGTGACACCATTGCACGCCTAGTTGCGAAATATATGCACTTGCCGTCAACTGAACAAGAGCATAGAATTGCATAA
- a CDS encoding aspartate-semialdehyde dehydrogenase: protein MSQKFNVAVLGATGLVGRQIIETLEERKFPIDTLYLLASERSAGEDIKFAGEDIEVIDVETFDFANAHIALFSAGGSVSEKYAPIAAEAGCVVIDNTSHFRYDYDVPLVVPEVNPEALSDFRNRNIIANPNCSTIQMMVALKPIYDAYGIDRINVTTYQSVSGGGKKAVDELAKQTANLMNARPLENDVFPKQIAFNVIPQIDSFEDNGYTREEMKMVWETQKIFGDSSVMVNPTAVRVPVFYGHAEAIHLETRMPVDVEHVKQLLNDAPGVEYIEDEQDYPTPVTDASGNDAVYVGRVRQDISHPHGLNLWVVSDNTRKGAATNSVQIAELLIEQYL from the coding sequence ATGTCACAAAAATTCAATGTTGCCGTTTTAGGTGCAACGGGCCTAGTAGGCCGTCAAATTATCGAAACACTAGAAGAGCGTAAGTTTCCAATTGATACGCTGTATTTATTGGCATCAGAGCGCAGTGCAGGCGAAGATATTAAGTTTGCAGGCGAAGACATTGAAGTGATTGATGTTGAGACCTTCGATTTTGCTAATGCCCATATTGCCCTGTTCTCAGCGGGTGGCAGCGTTTCGGAAAAATATGCGCCAATTGCAGCAGAAGCAGGGTGTGTGGTTATCGACAATACCTCACATTTTCGTTACGACTACGATGTGCCGTTAGTTGTGCCTGAGGTTAACCCTGAAGCACTGAGTGACTTTAGAAATCGCAATATTATTGCTAACCCGAACTGTTCAACTATTCAAATGATGGTGGCACTAAAGCCGATTTATGATGCCTATGGTATTGATCGTATTAACGTAACTACTTATCAGTCTGTTTCAGGTGGTGGTAAAAAAGCGGTTGATGAGTTAGCAAAACAAACAGCAAACCTAATGAATGCGCGTCCACTTGAAAACGACGTATTTCCTAAGCAAATCGCGTTTAATGTGATCCCACAAATTGATTCGTTTGAAGATAATGGCTACACCCGTGAAGAGATGAAAATGGTGTGGGAAACGCAGAAAATATTCGGCGATAGCAGTGTAATGGTTAACCCAACGGCTGTGCGCGTACCTGTATTTTATGGTCATGCAGAAGCGATTCACTTAGAAACGCGTATGCCGGTAGATGTTGAACATGTGAAGCAGTTGTTAAACGATGCGCCAGGCGTAGAATATATCGAAGACGAGCAAGACTACCCAACACCGGTGACAGATGCGAGCGGCAATGACGCGGTATATGTTGGCCGTGTACGTCAAGATATTAGCCATCCACATGGATTAAATTTGTGGGTTGTATCTGATAACACACGTAAAGGTGCGGCAACAAATAGTGTACAAATCGCAGAGTTGTTAATCGAACAATACCTATAA
- the truA gene encoding tRNA pseudouridine(38-40) synthase TruA: MRVALGVEYDGSQYSGWQRQQHVNSVQEELENALSKICNEKIEVTCAGRTDAGVHGTGQVVHFDTTADRAMVAFTLGVNANLPDAIAIRWAKQVSEDFHARYSATARRYRYIIYNSTYRPGILRSGLSHYHHPLDVKQMQLAAPYLLGEQDFTSVRAVHCQSKTPFRNIMHLNVERYNDFIVIDIKANAFVHHMVRNIAGCLIDIGQGKYPPEWMQQVLALKDRTQASATAKPGGLYLVEVDYPEHFEIPKSDPGPLFLPNSL; encoded by the coding sequence ATGCGAGTCGCTCTAGGCGTAGAATATGATGGTTCTCAGTACAGTGGTTGGCAGCGCCAACAACACGTAAACAGTGTACAAGAAGAGCTCGAAAACGCGCTTTCAAAGATCTGTAACGAAAAAATAGAAGTGACTTGTGCGGGTAGAACCGATGCTGGTGTACATGGAACAGGGCAGGTAGTGCATTTTGACACCACCGCTGATAGAGCCATGGTGGCGTTTACGCTCGGTGTGAATGCCAACTTACCGGATGCCATTGCAATTCGCTGGGCAAAACAAGTAAGTGAAGACTTTCATGCGCGTTATAGCGCAACAGCAAGACGCTATCGCTACATTATATATAACAGTACTTATCGACCAGGCATTTTACGTTCGGGTCTTAGTCATTATCACCACCCACTTGATGTAAAACAAATGCAGTTAGCTGCGCCTTATTTGTTGGGCGAGCAAGACTTTACATCGGTGCGCGCTGTGCATTGTCAATCAAAAACGCCATTTCGAAACATTATGCATCTAAATGTTGAACGTTATAACGACTTTATTGTGATTGATATTAAAGCCAACGCGTTTGTTCACCACATGGTACGAAATATTGCCGGATGTTTAATTGATATTGGCCAAGGCAAGTACCCACCAGAGTGGATGCAACAAGTATTAGCGCTTAAAGATCGCACCCAGGCATCTGCAACGGCAAAGCCTGGTGGGTTATATTTAGTGGAAGTGGATTATCCTGAACATTTTGAAATACCTAAATCGGATCCAGGGCCGCTATTTTTACCAAATAGCTTATAA
- the mnmC gene encoding bifunctional tRNA (5-methylaminomethyl-2-thiouridine)(34)-methyltransferase MnmD/FAD-dependent 5-carboxymethylaminomethyl-2-thiouridine(34) oxidoreductase MnmC: MIRHAKIEFNESGTPVAQDFDDVYFSNDNGLLESDYVFFQQNNIASRWQHHPRRHFVIAETGFGTGLNFLNTWQRFNQDSDKSVEQLHFISFEKFPLEQSALQQALAAWPELTSLSEQLVASYPTAIAGCHRLEFDQGRVILDLWFGDIQDTLPQLCYGENGIVDAWYLDGFAPSKNPDMWQQSLFDGMANLGRSDCTFATFTAAGFVRRGLADAGFSVKKVKGYGRKREMVVGTLEKANQSSTQPAYFERSTQSLEKVAIIGGGIATATLAYSFAKRGIACDIFCKDDALAKGASHNHQGAVYPNLQADFNAISEFFAHSFYYAKRVYQQIHDDGYHYPHDWCGVLLHGISDSKVEIQQRLIEKSAWPSSLIRGVSAQQANDIAGFEANFSGLFISEAGWVKPPALVNAIFAASNSYTSHNIVFNTEISDIVKTQNGYQLIDSNNQSVGEFSQVFITCGELTTRFSQTQVLPFSPVRGQVTRVMANGLSQKLKTVLCHKGYFTPQLDNTHCMGATFEKHSMSREISSSDNLINLNQLRSFYPEQLGITEESILDAKAAIRCTTPDHQPIVGEVPDEDTLLNNFAPLRNGKHYDFATNANPNNGLFVFSGLGARGLCTAPLAAEMLVAALCDEPLPVPTHISEMLHPNRFIVRDLKRNKR; the protein is encoded by the coding sequence ATGATCCGCCACGCAAAAATTGAGTTTAATGAATCAGGCACACCGGTCGCACAAGACTTCGATGATGTGTATTTTTCGAACGATAACGGCTTGTTAGAGTCAGATTATGTGTTTTTTCAACAAAACAATATTGCTTCGCGTTGGCAACATCATCCTAGAAGGCACTTTGTTATTGCTGAAACGGGGTTTGGTACAGGGCTAAATTTTTTAAACACCTGGCAGCGGTTTAACCAAGATAGCGACAAATCAGTTGAACAACTGCATTTTATTAGCTTTGAAAAATTCCCGCTTGAACAATCAGCGCTGCAACAAGCGCTTGCTGCTTGGCCAGAGTTAACAAGCTTAAGTGAGCAACTTGTCGCAAGTTATCCAACTGCCATTGCAGGCTGTCATCGTTTAGAGTTTGATCAAGGTCGCGTTATATTGGATTTGTGGTTTGGCGATATTCAAGACACCCTGCCACAGCTTTGTTACGGTGAAAACGGCATTGTCGATGCCTGGTACCTTGATGGTTTTGCCCCCAGTAAAAACCCTGATATGTGGCAACAGTCGTTATTTGATGGCATGGCCAACCTGGGGCGTAGCGACTGTACCTTTGCCACTTTTACCGCCGCCGGCTTTGTACGCCGAGGCCTTGCCGATGCGGGCTTTAGCGTAAAAAAAGTAAAAGGTTACGGCCGTAAACGTGAAATGGTGGTTGGCACATTAGAAAAAGCAAATCAAAGCAGTACACAACCAGCCTATTTTGAGCGTAGCACGCAATCACTTGAAAAAGTTGCAATTATTGGCGGCGGCATTGCCACTGCAACCTTAGCTTACAGCTTTGCAAAACGGGGCATAGCTTGCGATATTTTTTGTAAAGATGATGCACTCGCAAAAGGTGCGTCGCATAATCACCAAGGCGCTGTTTACCCAAATCTACAAGCTGATTTTAATGCCATAAGCGAGTTTTTTGCTCATAGCTTTTATTATGCTAAACGTGTTTATCAGCAAATACATGATGATGGCTATCACTATCCACACGATTGGTGCGGTGTACTATTACATGGCATCAGCGACAGTAAAGTAGAGATTCAACAACGTCTTATAGAAAAAAGCGCGTGGCCAAGTTCTTTAATTCGCGGTGTATCAGCACAACAAGCAAACGATATTGCCGGTTTTGAGGCTAACTTTTCTGGCTTATTTATTAGTGAAGCTGGCTGGGTAAAACCACCGGCATTAGTAAACGCTATTTTCGCTGCGAGTAATAGTTATACATCACATAATATCGTTTTTAACACCGAAATTAGCGATATTGTAAAAACACAAAATGGCTATCAACTTATTGATTCAAACAATCAAAGTGTTGGAGAGTTTAGCCAAGTGTTCATCACCTGCGGTGAGTTAACTACCCGTTTTTCACAAACCCAAGTACTGCCATTTAGCCCTGTACGTGGTCAAGTTACCCGCGTTATGGCAAACGGCTTATCGCAAAAACTAAAAACCGTGCTGTGTCATAAAGGGTATTTCACTCCCCAGTTAGATAACACTCACTGTATGGGCGCAACGTTCGAAAAACATAGTATGAGTCGAGAGATTAGTAGTAGCGACAACTTAATTAATTTAAATCAATTGCGCTCGTTTTATCCCGAGCAGTTGGGGATCACCGAAGAATCAATACTCGATGCTAAAGCCGCTATTCGCTGCACAACTCCAGATCATCAACCAATCGTTGGTGAAGTTCCCGATGAAGACACATTGTTAAACAACTTTGCGCCACTGAGAAACGGCAAACATTACGACTTTGCAACTAATGCTAACCCAAATAACGGTTTATTTGTGTTTTCCGGCTTAGGTGCGCGCGGGCTATGTACAGCGCCACTCGCTGCGGAGATGTTAGTAGCGGCACTTTGTGACGAACCATTGCCTGTGCCAACCCATATCAGTGAAATGCTACATCCTAATCGCTTTATTGTGCGCGATTTAAAACGCAACAAGCGATAA
- a CDS encoding 4-phosphoerythronate dehydrogenase → MRILADQNMPLVEEFFSEFGEITRFAGRELDPQQLIDTDILLVRSITKVDANLLAHANKLKFVGTATIGTDHVDQTLLQQKGIAFSSAPGCNATAVAEYVISSLLALAQEDDFSLRDKTVGIIGVGNIGSRLAVKLEALGCKLLLCDPPKQAAGELSEGVSLDTVIEKADILSFHVPLVKEGIHKTKHLLNQGNLAKLKSNAIVVNSCRGDVIDNSALLNFMQAGGGLSLVLDVWENEPNIEQALLPYTRIGSVHIAGHSLEGKAGGTDMLYQAVCQQLGKPTTHKMADFLPQPEFMAVHLGTTFSDANICQLVHSVYDARRDYGLLKNGLNSEGFDSLRKNYPGRREFSTLTVKCSSTANAKRLSQLGFNVIEE, encoded by the coding sequence ATGCGCATTCTTGCAGACCAAAATATGCCTTTGGTCGAAGAGTTTTTTTCAGAATTCGGTGAAATCACTCGATTTGCCGGTCGTGAGCTAGATCCCCAACAACTTATTGATACTGATATTCTATTGGTACGTTCAATTACCAAAGTTGATGCCAATTTATTAGCGCATGCAAACAAACTGAAATTTGTTGGCACTGCAACTATAGGCACTGATCACGTTGATCAAACGCTGTTACAGCAAAAAGGTATCGCGTTTTCCAGCGCACCGGGTTGCAATGCAACGGCTGTGGCCGAGTATGTCATATCAAGCCTACTCGCGCTTGCGCAAGAAGATGATTTTAGCTTACGTGATAAAACGGTCGGTATTATTGGGGTAGGCAATATTGGTAGCCGCCTTGCGGTTAAACTTGAAGCTTTGGGCTGTAAGTTACTTTTGTGCGATCCGCCAAAGCAAGCTGCCGGCGAGCTAAGCGAAGGTGTGTCACTTGATACAGTGATTGAGAAAGCTGATATCTTGAGCTTTCATGTGCCATTAGTAAAAGAAGGCATTCATAAAACAAAACATTTACTTAACCAAGGCAATTTAGCCAAGTTAAAATCAAATGCGATTGTGGTGAACTCATGTCGCGGTGATGTCATTGATAACTCCGCATTGCTCAACTTTATGCAAGCGGGCGGTGGATTATCGTTAGTGTTGGATGTCTGGGAGAATGAGCCGAATATTGAACAAGCCTTACTGCCATACACACGTATTGGCTCAGTGCATATTGCCGGTCACAGCCTTGAGGGTAAAGCTGGTGGAACGGATATGTTGTATCAAGCAGTTTGTCAGCAACTCGGTAAACCAACAACGCACAAAATGGCAGATTTTCTCCCTCAACCTGAGTTTATGGCGGTACATTTAGGCACAACGTTTAGCGATGCAAATATTTGTCAGTTAGTGCATAGCGTGTATGATGCGCGCCGCGATTATGGCTTATTAAAAAACGGCTTAAATAGTGAAGGATTCGATAGTTTAAGAAAAAACTATCCGGGACGTCGCGAATTTAGCACTTTAACGGTAAAATGCAGTTCAACTGCAAATGCAAAACGTTTAAGCCAACTGGGCTTTAACGTGATTGAGGAATAA